The sequence ccctagattttatgaaaacacatataatgtaaaacataggttttccgaaacctagcatgatgtgcagtatctcaaatcataacttgtatatataataatcgctagtgaattgtccgataacccccaggccccatgccggctccccgtctctgagcagacagtcagaggaaaatacactttaggccccatgccggctccccgtccctggTCTTAAATGCTAGAGGAAACACCCTCcaagccctatgccaacaccaaaccgtcgcccaggacggaccggaatctatccctacaTCCTGTAGCGGAaatgaccactaggtaagtacaaaaccattgaatatatcaatattgaaaaacaacttcatagtataaagtcatccatcatctatactataaagaggtgttctaaacatgttctaaatatcatatcgtcatccatcagatattctataagaacatgggttataggaaaaatagtaataattcaatctagcctcagtaagcatgttatctcataaagtacttcataaaacataagtattaaatcatgcttttcatgtatgcatttctattatTAAAACATGTTTTTGAAGGGGTACACTCACAGTACTTCACcgccgaagagccacgcaaCTAGCAACCACGAAAACGTCACAaatattgcccctaagcacataaatggtccaattaataaaagtgtattataacaattgaatttggaaaaacggACGTTGGAAACAGATTCAGAatgtcgaattaccctaaaaaGGGTCCCGAacgaaaacccgaaaagtcaatgttgaccgggggtcaacggtcaaattaggtctaacgggttttaggcttgaaatccggattagggtttaggtttaggttgaAATAAGGTTAGGATctattgggttttggttttggatatgTTAGGTACAAAAGTAcaaaaggggtggtttgggcttaagcccaaatccacacacaacacacacacactcacacacacacacacacacacactcacagcCCAAAGGCCTCACAACCAAAAGGGTTGGGCTCGGCAGGGAAGGCCGAAAGGGCTTGGGTTTGGTGGGTCGCCGGACCCAATGGGAGAGAGAGCCGAAAATCGGCTGGAAAATGCACAacctttaaacggccataactttgtccaaactcaacgaaatcaagtgattcaaaaatgacagttgtagccctcgaagagacgaagataATGGTACCTCACATGACATCTAACTcactgtggtttggccggaaaatacCTTGAAAGCCttggaggtcgccggaaactgggtaagattcaaatgagtataacttcttcaatactcaacgaaattgagtgaaaaaaaggaaagctttagtactcgacgagacgaagagattgataccttgcacgccggccaactcacagtggtttggccggaaattatCTCGAAATTGACGGTGCTCGctggaaaatttggaaaagctttCCCGAGCAATTTTCTGTAATTCAAACGTATACACAACTTAAAACAAGCTTCAATCTAACCCTAAAACACATCCCAATGGTTTCTAGAAGCTTACCAACGTTGAAAAATCCATAAACTCATCGGGAAAGACGATGAACAGTACCAGCCGAATGGAAGAGAAAGGTTTGAGGTGTCCTTTCTTCGATTCTAAGCTCACTAGGGTGCTAATGGAGATGTTGATGTTGTTGTGGTGATGTTTGTTGGTAAGAAAAGCCCTTGGAGGGGCTGAGCTAGAGAGAGCCAAGAGAGTGTAAGGGTgagtgagggagaagagagaaatagagacttttcagaagaaagaagaaaaaaaataaaagaaagggaaagggaacgGGGGACAAAACAtggggtgggccccttgggcacaccatttaagacctaaaaacaattttaaaagcaagataatctcaaacttagtgaaaatacaatttaaattagggGTGGGTGTAACAAATTCCAGTGGACCCGTATCATCGCAGATTATCGAAGTACATCGCCATTGTTACAGACCCGCCGAACCAAAATCATCACCAAAGTGATGGCCTGAATCCCGTCAACACAAATTCCCAGCAAAAAGACAAACCGTAAACGTTAATATCtcttggaaaaacaaaaaacttattAATGTCTTCAAACCAAGATTTCATCTTTCTAAAATCTTACTTATATTTGGTCTGTACAAAGGCATATTTTATGAACATctttataatcaaatttattaaTCCAAACCGATCAAACCCACAAAAACAATAACTTATGTACTCGCGTTCCATAATTACCCAATGAATCCTTGATTAATTCTTATAAAAATTCATCATCATGGAATCTAACACACAGAAGAAAAATTAATAGTTGCTGAAGCTTAATAGTTCAATTTTACCAAATTGAATTCAACATTTAGCCATCATTCGTTTGGCAAGCAATCACAAATATTACAAACCTATATTGCGGCAAACATGATATGCATATAACAAACTCAATTCAAAACCTACATAGTATCTCACAAACTAAGCTTGACCACTGCTAATTTACCATCACGTCTTttgctgctttttttttttttttttttttttaactttcaatTTGAATTCAAGAGCAACAAtcttaggctctgataccacaaaTAAGTTTAAACTTATCATAAATATAAGTTAAGAGATTAAGCTCAGGAATCACAAATTTATACAAGTATTAAAATCACAATTCAATAAATACAATGACAAACTAACCCGTAAAAACAGTAGAAGAAAGAAGCCAAACCAGACTTCTAAACAGTGCACCTTCTCCTCTCTTGCAAAATCAAAAGTGCTCAAACTAACAATAGGTCTTAGTTCAATATTGAGCGTGTATTTTGTGAGAGCATTGGCCACTATTTATAATTGATCAATCCTAATAATTCGATCCTATTAGAAACACCATAGGATACCAGCTATGAATCCAAATCATATCTGAATTACAATCCTACAAGAATTAGGATAATTTTTAGCTTTCTAACAAGACTTTTCTATGTCAATTGAAACACTACAACCGGCTATAATATTTAGTTTCATACTTATATTCTAACACCCGCttctcctatttgaacggttacaGTTTAAccatgtcaacatcttatattgattttttataaagacaataagacaaaaaaaatatgtaagagGAGGAGAGGGAAGGGGATGGAAATACGAGAGGAGGGAATCTTACTCCTTTAAGGTACAAGAACATAGGTCATGGCACATGTGAAGTAAAAGAGTGTGTTCTCATAATCTTCATGAACCAACACGGAGAGAGGAGCAGggtgaaaaatgaaagaaaagagcAGGGTGAAACCACCGCAAACAATATCACTAGGTGAAAAACCCCTGCAAATAATATCACTAGGCGGAAAAAGACAGAAAAGAGCACAGTGAAAAGCCACCGCAAATAATATTGCTATGGCTAATTCATTGCCTGGCGTATTCTTTACATGTATTATTAAATCATCAGTGTAGATACTAAGTTGCATATTGATGATGAACTGTTAATTTATTTCATACATTTAGATGATTAAATGATATTCCATTCGAATAATCTTTTGTATGAATGATCTTCAAATAAATATTAAGAGATAGAGTGATTCcgattttaaatgtttttatggTAAATACACTTTATAAACTTATAAGTAGATGAATGAGTTCATCGTCTTAAAGAGGAATGCATGCTTTATCTTTATCTCTAATGAACATGCTGCTCCGGCAGCAAAATTGCCCCATTGCTTAACGTACAGCCTACCCTTCAccctattattttttaaaagagaACTTAAACAATTATAGCAATTATATCCAGCCCCATTTTTTCAGGTACTGAGCTATACAAAACTGTTTAATGCTTTACTCCAATGGAGGATGAAAAGGACTTGGTGTTGGTGATAGTAGAGGTGATGAGATTGATTTTACTGGCCTCTATCTCACAACTTTTTCAACCACGAATATATTTGTTTTGAAGCTATTGGTCCCATTTGGTTGTAGTTTTGTATACAGAGGGATATTGCACAAGTTTTAGATTCTCTGTAATTGGAAAAGCATTAAATGGCTATCATTGTCCTTTTACTTTGCGAGATTATTCCACACAACGTATATACTTATATAAGGGTAATGTTAAGAAGACTAActttttaaactaatttttttagatcATATGACATGTTTGTTGATGATTGTTAGAAATGTAATTCTCAGGACATGATGATGTTGGTTCTTTCTTAAAAGACATACTATGTTGATAAAccatcaatatttttttttccttaaaaagaAGGAAACAACTGATGACAAACCACAGTTATTCAACCTTCTGAGCCCAGAGGAGGCTAGTTGGGAATTGCAACCTACCTGTGGCCATGATCAAGCATATTCACAGCTTACAAAATATCAGAACCCATCAATAATACTGTTAAACAACATTTCAATGtatatcaaaataaacaaaccatcaacttGTTATATTTACACGTTATTGACATTATCGATACaaattttgtccttttaactTAATAAGGACGGACGTCGTGCACAACTAATCGGTAAAAAATGTGCAATTGTATTACACTATTGTAAATTTCATATATCAACATTACTAGGTCACCCTGTTTACCTGTCTACAGTGAATACCCATTTTAATTGTTCGTCTCAATTCACTTCAGAAACGATTTGAATAGACAGCCTGTCAAGGTAAATGCGATAGCAACCAAGCAACTCTTGGTGGCAAATAAGTTAATAACTCAATCTTTGATAACGAGAATGTGGTTTCGGGTTATAACAGTGTTTTACCTCTATTAAATCACACTTCAAAGAAAACTACCGTCACTATGCTATGCATAATTTTGTTCCCGATGATAAGTAAAGTCCATAGACATGTAGCCAAAGCTGCATTATTGTCAAACCAAACATTGACGATGTGAACAGTGGAGACCACGAGCCTAATCTGAGAACTTTCCACTTTACAATCATTTCTGACTTCACTCTCAAGCCACTGCAGACCTGGCCATCATACTCCAATCACTTCTGGCACAAAGTACCTGATGACCATCCATATGAAATAAGCCAAAGTATACATGCACTCAATTATTGTTGGCAAGATTTTATCCCAAGAATGAATGAATCAAATTCATTTTGGCTAATTCTGAAGCAGATGCGAGTTTGTTTTATAAATGAAACAAGAGCGATTTTCCATTACTAATGATAACATTAGCAATTACAAGGGTCGGCATATGGATACAATTTTCAGTGACCAAATATTTGATCAGAAGGTAATTCACACAAATAAACAATGACGATAATTCTCTAATTGGCTACCAtaatcacacacacactcacactagCACAAGCACCCCGGTACAAATATGCCACAAAGATGGCAGATGCAACATAATTATAGAGCACAAATAATGTCACCGCAACACAAACGATACCACATCAAATCATCGTTAACAAGTGAGGCTACATCAAAACCACATAGCTCACAAGCGGTTGTTTCCATCACTCGCTAGTCGAGATGTTATCCGGTTGATGCAGTACAAAGAAACCTACACTGACCTACACTAATCCGAGAAACGAAATCCTCTTATTTCTCGTCTCCAGCAATTGGCTCATCTCAACATGCAACTTTACCACTTCTATTGAGATCCGCCACAACTATGAGCCAAGCAAGGTAAGGCTACCATAGATCTGGTCAAGGAAGCTGATGCGATTTAAGCTGGTTAATTAGGATAGTGTACCAGCTCTTTGCACCTGAGTTCAAATCTCTTACAATACATTAGTGTAattaaaaataggaaaaattagtatccggtccctagtttttactgttcattgactaagaccttattagtttttaaattttgattcaagtccctagcattaatgtgatcatgaatttacatgtttattatataattttttaatataaaaattagtaattaatttagggtttaatactcacacctctattaaacttctaattaattttcaattcaaacatttccaaaataataaaaaattaaattaaattaagtttgtacctattagtttttttttatatataaaaagattctcaattttttaatcttaaatgtacccattcatataatttttcaattttttaaatcttaaatgtacccattctcaaatatatcaatttgttatatgtaatatgtaccctttttttaatataaaatccattcaaattttttaattcatgtttaaacttatatgggtacattctttttcgttgatttgagaatgtatccatgtgttggtacaataactttttttgttaattttggttaatgtacccatacatatatgtatatacacacacacaatataatagagagtataatttatattttattatttttaatcccataaattatgggttttatttaaaatctcattaatataaacaattacaaatttcaattttgaattttgaattaaaaaaatatagtaacttacattattacattaatgtcagggacctcaatcaaaaactaaaaactaacaaggtttcaatcaaagaatgttgatagctagggaccgcatccaaagtgtcccttaaAAATAATATCGCCAGAAAAAATAATTCTGAAAAGGTCAATAATGATCAAGTAATGAAAAACTTAGTGCACATGCACCTGTTTAGAAGGTAATTATCCCCAAATAATGTGTATGCAATTATATATGTAAGGTGGCTTTGCTATTTTTTGTCCAAGGTTGTATTTAATTATGAAAAATGATGCCCCACCAAAAGAAAAGTTGCTTCATAATTTGGTTGGTAACCCATACCATAACAAATTATTTGCTAATTTTCCTCAATTATCACATTATTATTGGACatattacccatatataaatatatttcaaGAATCCAATAATCTATAATCTTGCCTCACAATTCTCCACCATGAAGTTTCAAGCCATTGATCTGCCAAATGCAAAATACACACAACCAAACAACACCTACAAAAAAGGTATTCTTCTAGCCCTCACCTTTCTTCTGCTCACCACAATCCCTCTCTGCATAAACAACAGCACAACTTCTCCATTGCTATCTCCTAACAGCAACATTACCAGTGGATTAAAAACCATCGAAAACGAAGACCAATGCCAAATATTTACTGGGAATTGGATTCCATATCCAGATGGACCTGCTTACTACACAAGGCTTGGACGAGCCAGACAAGGCTTGGGAAACTGaggttgaaaattttgattatgTCATCGTCTCAGCAGGCCAATGGTTCTTCCTGCCGCTGATATACTACGAAAATGGTCGCGTTATAGGGTGTCACAAGTGCGGACGAGACAACATGAAATCTTTTCTCACGCACTACGGCTACAATAAGGCATTCCAAACGGTATTCAGGACCCTTCAGAACCTCAAAAACTACAAGGGGGTGACATTTGTGAGGACGTTTTCGCCGGCACACTTCGAAAACGGGGCGTGGAACGAGGGAGGAAATTGTGCGAGGACAAGGCCTTTTTGCAAAGAAGAAATGAAGCTCGCTGGGCGTATTTTGGAGATGTATTTGGCACAAGTAGAGGAGCTAAAAGCAGCAGAAAAGAAAGGTATGAAAAGAGGCCTTGAATTTAGGTTAATGGATACAACTGAAGCTATGTTGCTGAGGCCTGATGGACATCCTAACTTCTACGGACACTCACCTCACCGGAACATGACTGTTGCTGACTGTGTTCACTGGTGTTTGCCTGGGCCCATTGATACGTGGAATGAGATTTTGCTGTATATGTTGAAATCCGGGCACAGAACATCCTGACGGGGGAAGAAGTTCCGTGCACTTTGAATGTTACTCTAGAAATATTAAATATCCCATAGTTAGTTTGAGATATCGTCATTGCAACATAAAAaagtaaattataataaaatgCTTGATGAAACATTATACGTCCacattgtttatattttatacacatttatattttgtttatt is a genomic window of Malus domestica chromosome 09, GDT2T_hap1 containing:
- the LOC103409265 gene encoding protein trichome birefringence-like 19 translates to MDLLTTQGLDEPDKAWETEVENFDYVIVSAGQWFFLPLIYYENGRVIGCHKCGRDNMKSFLTHYGYNKAFQTVFRTLQNLKNYKGVTFVRTFSPAHFENGAWNEGGNCARTRPFCKEEMKLAGRILEMYLAQVEELKAAEKKGMKRGLEFRLMDTTEAMLLRPDGHPNFYGHSPHRNMTVADCVHWCLPGPIDTWNEILLYMLKSGHRTS